GCTATGCCATGGCGGGTCGCATCGCGGCGATGCCGTCGCGGCCGACCGGCATCATCGCCATCAACGACATGATGGCGATGGGCCTGATGGCTGGCCTGCATCAAGCGGGCTTGTCGGTGCCGGGCGATGTGTCGGTCATCGGCATGGACAACCTGGTGATGACGGCCTACGCCAACCCGCCCTTGACCACGGTGGAAATGCCCAGCGCCGACATGGCCCGCGCCATGGTGGCGATGGTGATCGAACGGCTCGCGCAACCGGCCTTGCCGGCGCGCGAAGTGCTGTTCCAGCCACGGCTGGTGGAACGGCGGTCGGTGGCGCCGCCACCGGCGGCAGCTTCCCCGCGCCCACGTGCGCGGGCTCCCAGGAAAACATCCGCATGACCCCGACCATACTGTTGACGCATTCCCCACACGCCCTGGAAAACTACTACGGCGACCGTGCGCTGCGCGGCCTGCGCGAACTGGGCGACGTGCGCCTGAACCCCGGCGCCGACCCCACCACGCCGGAAGCGCTGATCCACCTGGCGCAAGGCTGCCACATCATCGTCTCCAGCCGCCTCGCCGCGGCGCCCGCGGCGGTATTCGACGCCCTGCCCGATCTCGTCGCCTTCTGCCGCGTCGCCGTGGACATCCGCAACATCGACGTCGACGCCGCCAGCCGCAATGGCGTGCTCGTCACCCGCGCGACCCCGGGCTTCGACGCCTCGGTGGCGGAATGGGTCGTCGGCGCCATGATCGACGCCAGCCGCCACATCAGCCGTGCCGCGTCGGCCTATTGGACCGGCCAGCCGGCGCCCGTCGTCATGGGCCGCGAGTTGCGCGGCGCGACGGTGGGGATCATCGGCCATGGCCACATCGGCAGCTATCTGGCGCGCATCACCCAGGCGCTGGGCATGCAGGTGCTGGTGCAGGACCCGCAAGCGCAAACACTGGCGGCGGGCATGCGCCAGGTGGACCTGGACACGCTGCTGGCCGCGTCCGACTATGTCGTGTGCCTGGCGCCCGCCCTGCCGGAAACGGCGAACCTGATGGGCCGCGCCGCCTATGCGCGCATGAAGCCGGACGCGATCTTCATCAACGCATCGCGCGGCGAACTCGTCGACGAAGAAGCGCTGCGCGACGCGCTCGACCGGGGCGTCATCGCCGGCTGCGCGCTGGACGTCGGCCGCGCGCAGGACCAGATGCCCTCGCCCTGGCTGGCCGCGCACCCGCGCGTCATCGCCACGCCGCACGTCGGCGGGCTGACGCCGCAGGCCGCCGAGCACCAGGCCATGGATACGGTGGAACAGGTGCGCGCCATCGTGACGGGCGCCGAACCGCCGCATGCGGTCAACGCGGCGCATGCAACCCGCCTGCGCCGACTGGATCGATCCTCAGGAACCGGAAAATGAAGACACCGCTGTTGAAAGCGCCGACCGGCGCCTGCGATTGCCATATCCACGTTTACGAGCTGCAACGCTTTCCACTCGCGTCGACCGCCACTTTCGGGCCGCCGCAGGCGTCCTGGGCCGACTATCTGGAGGTGCGCCGGGCACTGGGGCTGACGCGCGCCGTCATCGTGCAGGCCACCGGCTATGGCTTCGACAACCGCTGCGCGCTGGAAGCGCTGGCGCTGGCGCATGGATCCGCGCGCATGATCGCCACGCTGCCGGTGGATACGCCGGCCGGCGAATTGCGGCGGCTGCATGACCTGGGCGTGCGGGGCGTGCGATTCATGATGATTCCCAACAGCGGCGGCGTCATGCAGTGGGACGACCTGGAACCCATGGCCGAACGCATCGCCGCGCTTGGCTGGGTCATCAACCTGCAGCTGGATGGCCGCGAACTGCCGCACTACGAAAAACGGCTGGCCGACCTGCCCTGCCAGCTCAGCATCGACCACAACGGCAAGTACCTGACGCCGGTCGCGCCTGCCGATCCGGCGTTCCGGGCCCTGCTGCGGCTGTTGGAAGGCGGCCGCGTGTGGGTCAAGCTGTCCGCCCCCTACGAAACGTCGAAATCCGGGCCACCGCAGTATGACGACGTCGGCGCCCTGGCCGCCAGCCTGGCGGGCGCTTTTCCCGATCGTTGCCTGTGGGCCAGCAACTACCCGCACCCCGGCCGCACCGATGCGCCGGACAACGCGGACATGCTGGACCTGCTGGCGCGCTGGGCGCCGGACGAACAGGTCCGCAAGAAGGTCCTGGTGGACAATCCGGCGCGCCTGTACGGGTTCTGACCCGTCACCCGGGGCGCTTCGGCGCCCCGCCTTGCCGCAGCGGATCCAGCAAGGACTTGAGCCCGTTGTGGTCGAGCTCATGCATCAATCCCAGCAGCTCGCCCAACCGCCCCGGCGGAAACCCTTCCCGCGCGAACCAGGTCAGATAATGCCCCGGCAGGTCCGCCAGCAGGCGGCCCTTGTACTTGCCGAAAGGCATGGTCCAGGTGACCAGGAGCTTGAGATCTTCGGGTTGCATGGCACGGTATCGAGCTTGGGCGCATGATTGTATGCGCCCCATGAGGGCACGATACGCGCCGGCGGCGCGCGGCCTATCGTCCGCTAGGCGCGAAGCGATGCCGCGGGCCGGTCCGTGATGTAGCGGCCCGGGCGGGCGCCGGTGGCGGCGCCATCCTGCCAGGTGGCGACGCCGGCGACGAAGACGTGGCGCATGCCGGCGCAGGCTTCGGTCGGCGAGTCGAAGGTCGCCTTGTCGATGATGGTGTCCGGGTCGAACACCGCGAGATCGGCGTGGCAGCCGACGTCGACGCGGCCGCGGTCGCGCAGCCCCAGGCGCGCGGCCGTCAGGCCGGTCATGCGATAGACGGCGTTCTCCAGCGGGAAGAGGCCCAGCCCGCGTCCGTAATGGCCCAGCACGCGTGGGAAGGTGCCCCACAGGCGCGGATGCGGACGGCCTTCGCTGGACAGTCCGTCGGACCCTATCATCGTGTCCGGATACTGCAGGATGCGCCGCACGTCGCCGTCGTCCATGATGAAGTAAACCGCGCCGGCCGGCAGCAGGCGTTCCGCCGCTTCGCGCGCGCCGCAGCCCCATTCCTGCGCCAGGTCTTCCAGATAGCGGCCGGCGGCCTCCGGATGCGGTTCGGACCACGTGATCATGGTGCGATCGCAGATCTCCACCCGCTCGGGCCGCAGGATGGTGGACGATGCGTCGTAGGGGTAGCAATCCAGGCAGACCGACTGGCCTCGCGCCGCGTCGCCGATGCGCGCCAGCGTCTGCACCGAGCGGCCGTGATTGTGCTTGCCCACCAGCTTGTGATGCGAGATCACGACCGGCACGTTCAGCGCGGCGCCGATGCGCAGGCTTTCCTCGATGGCGTCCATGACGCGATCGCCCTCGTCGCGCATATGCGTGGCGTAGATGCCGCCCAGGCGGGACATGGGTTCGCAGACCGCGATGATCTCCGCTTCCGGCGCCGCCGCGGCCGGCGGGTAGAAGGTCCCCGTGGACACGCCCAGCGCGCCATCGTTCAGCGCCTGTTCGACGTCGTCCCGCATGGCGTCGATCTCCGCCGCGGTGGCCGCCCGCGTGACGTCGCCCATGCGCATCACGCGCAAGGTGGAATGGCCCACCATCGCGGCCACGTTCACGGCGGGCGCCGTCGCGTCGATCGCCTGCCGGTACTCGGCGAAACTGCCGTAGGCGTTCCCGCGCCCCAGCAGGTTCAGGGGCGGCACCAGGCTTTCGCCGCCGCGCAGCGGCGCCAGGCTGATCCCGCAATTGCCATTGACCACGGTGGTGACGCCCTGCGACACCTTGGGCAGCATGTCGGGCATATCGAGCACCGCGCGGTCGTCATGCGCATGGCTATCGATGAAGCCCGGCGCCACCACCAGCCCCGTGACGTCCAGCCGACGCGCTGCGGGCTCGGCCGCAAGATCGCCGATGCCAGCGATGCGGCCGTCGCGCACGCCGACGTCGGCGCGGCGGCGCGGCGCCCCCGTGCCGTCGACGACGTCGCCGCCTTGCAATACCAGGTCGTAGGGCTGCTGCATGTTCATGGTCGCGATCCTTCGTGGGTTCGATACGCCGGCGCACCGGCGGGTGCGCCTCGGCGGCACGGCAGCATTGTGCGCCCCCAAGTCCCGCGCGGCCAATGCAAAAGGCGCATCACGGCATAACCTTTAGGCATGTCCCCTGCTGCTGCGCCGTCTTCCCTGAGGCCAAGCCTACGCGTTTACCCTAATATATACATGCATGCATAACCATCGGTTATGGTCCATGCCGGAATTGCTATTTGTACGCCGCCCGGCGCAAACGGCATGATGCGCCCCAGATGCCACGTCCAGGGACCCCTCATACCATGCGTATCTTCAGCGCCGGCCTCGGCACCGAAACCAACACCTTCGCGCCGTTGCCGACCAGCATCGACTCGTTTCGAGGCCGGGAATACTATCCCGCCGGCACGCATCCCGACGCGCCGACGTCGCAGGGCGCGCCGCTGTGGGTCGCCCGCAAGCGCTGCGCGCAATCCGGCTGGACGCTCAAGGAAGGCCTGGTCGCGACGGCGCAGCCCAGCGGCATCACCACCCGCTCGGCGTACGAAACGCTGCGCGAGGAAATCCTGGCCGACCTGCGCGCGGCCCTCCCGGTCGACATCGTGCTGCTGGGCCTGCACGGCGCCATGGTGGCCGACGGCTATGACGATTGCGAAGGCGACCTGCTGGCCCGCGCGCGCGACCTCGTCGGACCCGGCGTCGTCATCGGCACCGAGCTGGACCCGCACGCGCACCTGACCCCGCTGATCGTGCGGAGCGCGGACGTGGTGGTGCTGTACAAGGAATATCCGCACACCGACATCGTGCATTGCGCGGAACAGCTGTTCGACCTGTGCGCCGACAAGGCCCAGGGCCGCACGCGTCCCGTCGCGGCGATGGTCGACTGCGAGATGGTGGTGCCGATGCACACCACGCGCGAACCCGCGCTGGGCTTCGTCAACAAGCTGCGCGCGATGGAAGGCAAGGACGGCATATTGTCGCTGTCGTTTTCGATGGGCTTCGCCACCGGCGACGTGCCGGAAATGGGCACCAAGGTCCTGGTGTACACCGACGGCGACCAGGCGCGCGCCGACGCGCTGGCGCGCCAGCTGGCCGACGAACTGATCGCCAAGCGCGACCAGCTGCTGGTGAACTACCGCACGGTGGACCAGGCCATCGACGAAGCGCTGGCCTTCGACGGCGGGCCCGTCGTGCTGGCCGACCGCGCCGACAATCCCGGCAGCGGCGCCCCGGGCGACTCCACCTATGTGCTGGCCCGGCTGCTCGAACGCGGCATCCAGAACGCCGCGCTGGGTCCCTTCTGGGACCCGATGGCGGTGCGCATCGCCTTCGACGCGGGCGAAGGCGCGACGCTGCCCATGCGCCTGGGCGGCAAGATCGGCCCCTTGTCCGGCGCGCCGGTGGATGCCGACTGTACGGTGCTCGCCCTGCGCCGCGACATGGCCATGACCGGCCTGACCGGCAGTCCCACGGCGATGGGCGATTGCGCCCTGGTGCAGGCCGGCGGCGTCCAGATCGTGCTGGTGTCCAACCGCAACCAGGCCATGAACATCGATCTGTTCACCCAGCTCGGCTGCGATTTGACGGCGCGCAAGATCGTGGTGGTGAAATCCGCGCAGCATTTCTACGCATCGTTCTCCAAGATCGCCAGACACGTGATCTACGTCGGCGCGCCCGGCGTGGCCACGCCGGACTGGAAGACCCTCTCCTACAAAAAGATCCGCATGCCGAAGTGGCCGCTGTAAGGCGGACGGCAGTACGCTCGCATTCTTTCCCAGCCATCGCTAACGGAGCTGTTCCATGAAACGCCGCATCCAAACCGCGCTCGCCGCCATGTCCATGGCGGTCGCCTGCCTTTCCGCAGCCCCCGCCCATGCGGACGGCAAGACCCTGCGGCTGGTGCCTTATGCCGACCTGAAAGTGCTGGACCCTTTCTTCACGACGGCCTATATCACCCGCAATTTCGGTTTCATGGTGTACGACACCCTGTTCGCGCCGGACGCCAAGGGCATTCCGCAGCCCCAGATGGTGGACAGCTACAAGACCTCTTCCGATGGCAAGTCCTGGACCTTCACGCTGCGCGACGGCCTCAAGTTCAGCGACGGCAATCCGGTCAAATCGGCCGACGTGGTGGCTTCGCTGCAGCGCTGGGAAAAGCGCGACAACATCGGCCGCGCCATGGTGGCGGCCGGCGGCAAGTGGGCCGCCGTCGACGACAAGACCTTCACGCTGACGCTCGACCAGCCTTTCGGGCCGGTCCTCGACGGCCTGGCCAAGGTCGCCAGCTATCCTGCCTTCATCATCCCCGAGCGCCTGGCGAAGATGCCCGACACCGCCCCGCTGAATGAAGTCGTGGGCTCGGGCCCCTATCTGTTCAAGCGCGACGAGTGGGTGCCCGGCAACAAGCTGGTGTTCGTGCGCAATCCCGCTTACGTGGGCCGCAAGGAAGCGCCGTCCGGCCTGGCCGGCAACAAGACCTCCCACGTCGATCGCGTGGAATGGGCCATCCTGCCGGATTCCAACAGCTCCATCGCAGCGCTGAAGAACAACGAAGTCGACATGATCGAGGAAGTGCCGCCCGACTATATCGAGACCCTGCGTAGCGACAGCGACATCCACGTCGGCGTGACCGGCAAGTCGCAGGCCTACATCATCATGAACTTCCTGAA
This genomic interval from Bordetella genomosp. 8 contains the following:
- a CDS encoding hydroxyacid dehydrogenase; amino-acid sequence: MTPTILLTHSPHALENYYGDRALRGLRELGDVRLNPGADPTTPEALIHLAQGCHIIVSSRLAAAPAAVFDALPDLVAFCRVAVDIRNIDVDAASRNGVLVTRATPGFDASVAEWVVGAMIDASRHISRAASAYWTGQPAPVVMGRELRGATVGIIGHGHIGSYLARITQALGMQVLVQDPQAQTLAAGMRQVDLDTLLAASDYVVCLAPALPETANLMGRAAYARMKPDAIFINASRGELVDEEALRDALDRGVIAGCALDVGRAQDQMPSPWLAAHPRVIATPHVGGLTPQAAEHQAMDTVEQVRAIVTGAEPPHAVNAAHATRLRRLDRSSGTGK
- a CDS encoding amidohydrolase family protein → MKTPLLKAPTGACDCHIHVYELQRFPLASTATFGPPQASWADYLEVRRALGLTRAVIVQATGYGFDNRCALEALALAHGSARMIATLPVDTPAGELRRLHDLGVRGVRFMMIPNSGGVMQWDDLEPMAERIAALGWVINLQLDGRELPHYEKRLADLPCQLSIDHNGKYLTPVAPADPAFRALLRLLEGGRVWVKLSAPYETSKSGPPQYDDVGALAASLAGAFPDRCLWASNYPHPGRTDAPDNADMLDLLARWAPDEQVRKKVLVDNPARLYGF
- a CDS encoding DUF3820 family protein, with the protein product MQPEDLKLLVTWTMPFGKYKGRLLADLPGHYLTWFAREGFPPGRLGELLGLMHELDHNGLKSLLDPLRQGGAPKRPG
- a CDS encoding N-acyl-D-amino-acid deacylase family protein, which codes for MNMQQPYDLVLQGGDVVDGTGAPRRRADVGVRDGRIAGIGDLAAEPAARRLDVTGLVVAPGFIDSHAHDDRAVLDMPDMLPKVSQGVTTVVNGNCGISLAPLRGGESLVPPLNLLGRGNAYGSFAEYRQAIDATAPAVNVAAMVGHSTLRVMRMGDVTRAATAAEIDAMRDDVEQALNDGALGVSTGTFYPPAAAAPEAEIIAVCEPMSRLGGIYATHMRDEGDRVMDAIEESLRIGAALNVPVVISHHKLVGKHNHGRSVQTLARIGDAARGQSVCLDCYPYDASSTILRPERVEICDRTMITWSEPHPEAAGRYLEDLAQEWGCGAREAAERLLPAGAVYFIMDDGDVRRILQYPDTMIGSDGLSSEGRPHPRLWGTFPRVLGHYGRGLGLFPLENAVYRMTGLTAARLGLRDRGRVDVGCHADLAVFDPDTIIDKATFDSPTEACAGMRHVFVAGVATWQDGAATGARPGRYITDRPAASLRA
- a CDS encoding M81 family metallopeptidase, which gives rise to MRIFSAGLGTETNTFAPLPTSIDSFRGREYYPAGTHPDAPTSQGAPLWVARKRCAQSGWTLKEGLVATAQPSGITTRSAYETLREEILADLRAALPVDIVLLGLHGAMVADGYDDCEGDLLARARDLVGPGVVIGTELDPHAHLTPLIVRSADVVVLYKEYPHTDIVHCAEQLFDLCADKAQGRTRPVAAMVDCEMVVPMHTTREPALGFVNKLRAMEGKDGILSLSFSMGFATGDVPEMGTKVLVYTDGDQARADALARQLADELIAKRDQLLVNYRTVDQAIDEALAFDGGPVVLADRADNPGSGAPGDSTYVLARLLERGIQNAALGPFWDPMAVRIAFDAGEGATLPMRLGGKIGPLSGAPVDADCTVLALRRDMAMTGLTGSPTAMGDCALVQAGGVQIVLVSNRNQAMNIDLFTQLGCDLTARKIVVVKSAQHFYASFSKIARHVIYVGAPGVATPDWKTLSYKKIRMPKWPL
- a CDS encoding ABC transporter substrate-binding protein; this translates as MKRRIQTALAAMSMAVACLSAAPAHADGKTLRLVPYADLKVLDPFFTTAYITRNFGFMVYDTLFAPDAKGIPQPQMVDSYKTSSDGKSWTFTLRDGLKFSDGNPVKSADVVASLQRWEKRDNIGRAMVAAGGKWAAVDDKTFTLTLDQPFGPVLDGLAKVASYPAFIIPERLAKMPDTAPLNEVVGSGPYLFKRDEWVPGNKLVFVRNPAYVGRKEAPSGLAGNKTSHVDRVEWAILPDSNSSIAALKNNEVDMIEEVPPDYIETLRSDSDIHVGVTGKSQAYIIMNFLNPPFDKVQARQALRHAIDQEKFVTAMGYPADMRMDYCATYFICGSPNDTSAGAAPYRKVDMALAKKLLAESGYKGEKIAVLLPTDVAYLNSATLVAIQAMQDLGMNLDIQSMDWATETARRASKNPVDKGGWSIYLSSAADYNVNSPINNTYLGAACGNSLPGWPCDKPLDELRAQWIAATDPAQRKQLLDKFQERAYEAIPYIAVGQYNRVHAVRKSVQHSDLLWGLPNVWVLDK